The DNA window gtgatccCCTCAGATTTAATGTTCTACCATATTATAcatcacatattttataacacGTGCCACACATGGCccattaatatatttgtacaacAGTACAAGCATGTCCGCAAGCCAGTGTCAAACAGCTCGCTCGTTATTGTCAtcagatttttatattttctagacTATTTGAATATGTGATTACTAATTCAAAGTATAAATGATTGAATTAACTACTAAAGAGTTGAAATTGCTTTAAGAGGGCCGAACGGaaacataaatatagaaaattttcatacgagatatatagtttagaaatttataaaGCGTGTCCATAATAATTCATAATCGacaatgaaaaaataacatcGAAGGTGGAATATCGGAATTCTATGGTGTTGTTACATTGGAGTTCATAGTACTCTGAACATGTGAATTCTGTGGTGTTGATTTGTGAATCTGTCATCCCCAGCAGTGTGGAGTATTCCACTTTCAACTGTTAGAACTTATGATTCACTGACAAACTGCCAAAATACTAATGTTTACATTCACACATTGTGTACTGGCAAACTTCTAAATATCGTTTACTGGACTCTAAAATTCTATGGTATTAAGTAATGCTTGCATCATCGTATTCAACAATCGTTTGACATTTCTAAAATACTATGATGCTAATTTACCAGGAATAAACAAGCTCGTGACATCAACTGTTGGTAAATCGACAAACATCCTGTGGCATGACTGCCCAATAGGCCAGACTGAGAGGCAAAAGTTACTGAACCAGAAGGGTTGTGTTGTGTGGATCACTGGTCTGAGTGGTTCAGGTACCTATCTGAAAGCTAACCAAATCTTCATGGTCATATCTGAAACTGAAAAATTCTGAACCTCTGATACCTGAAGAAATCTGAAAACCAACTTCAGGAAAGAGCACCCTTGCATGTACACTGAGCCGCGAGCTGCACTCAAGAGGGCATCTCACCTAtgttcttgatggtgacaatCTCAGGCACGGCCTGAACAAAGATCTCAGCTTCAAAGCTGAGGACCGTGCTGAAAATATACGCCGAGTTGGTTTGTTTGGTTCCAGAATCTCACCTGAATAGTTAGCTGCTTTTTCAGTGATAAAATTCTTATAGTATTATTGCCTGGTGTTGTAGGAGAAGTGGCGAAGCTGTTTGCAGATGCTGGGTTGATCTGCATTACTAGTTTGATATCACCCTACCGAAGTGATCGAAGAGCCTGTCGCAAATTACTACCGGATTCTTCATTCGTGGAGGTATGTCTGCAGAAAATTCAGTAAACAAGTGAGACAATGTTTTCTTGCTCTATTTTGATATCAAGCTAATAAGTTCTTCAGTTGGTATGTGGGTGTAGTAAAATGTAAACACGTATGATTCTTCAGGTGTTCCTCAATGTGCCACTTGAAGTATGTGAAGAAAGGGATCCAAAAGGCCTGTACAAGCTTGCTCGTGCTGGCAAAATCAAAGGTAGAAAGTAAACAGCTTTGTAATATTCTGATTGTTACATGCAATGCTTACTGAGCAAAACACATGCAGGCTTCACAGGAATAGATGATCCTTATGAAACACCTTCAGATTGCGAGGTTagcctaaattttttttatgatcaGACTAACATCAGCTTCtcgacaaaaagaaaatcagtATCAGTACTACTCTGaagatttcaaaaaaaagaggaaaagaaaaggagaggatGGTATTTAGCTTATCTGATTGTGACCTTGAGCTATTATTCTTTGTAGATTGTGATACAATGCAACGTTGGGTGCTGCCCTTCACCTAAATCAATGGCTGACCAAGTAGTGTCATATCTTGAAGCCAATGGATTCTTACAGAACTAGAGAGTTGGATATATGTCTATGcctgataaaattttatttatgtaatgcCACATGCTGTAGGAATGTCAGGCCCTTGGAAGAGTAGCAGTTGCTTCCTGTTCTTGTGAATTACTTTGAAATGAACATTTCTATcagaaaatatgtattttgaataaaaaaacaaatgcaatTCTGAATTGAAATGTTTGTACCCATGAAGAGGAATGTTGAACATGCACAAGAGGAATCAAACCAGTTTGTACGAGTTCCCTATTCACTGCAgtgttttattttcaaacaacTACAGTTACTTTTGGTAGACATACCAGCAAAATGGCTACAAGTTCATTCGTTGCCATAAATTCAACAATACAGTGAAATTTCTGTTAATCATTTTTTCATAGCTTCTTTTACTCTTTATTTCCACTCCCTTCATCCAAAGTTATGCTGAGAGCTTGATTCATctactaaaaaaaatgcttgtcAACCAAGGAGGAATTTGTTGTCGAATAATAAACAAGAAATTATGAATGTGTTGAAAATTAAACACATGACTTTGGGGTTGAAACCGCACACCTTTGTCATTGGGGTTAAAACCACACACCTCTGGTCACTTCACTAGCTAGTGCATCTGTTAGACTTTGTCTGACCTTGGG is part of the Oryza brachyantha chromosome 11, ObraRS2, whole genome shotgun sequence genome and encodes:
- the LOC102701313 gene encoding adenylyl-sulfate kinase 3-like; this encodes MLAKALLRPPCSVAGAAGADGGDVTRRRAPHGAAASSLAGGAIRPREAGAAGVKLAVAARPMSVVAMASWDRRAGRSAAPAADGKEDVFDGPAVPGINKLVTSTVGKSTNILWHDCPIGQTERQKLLNQKGCVVWITGLSGSGKSTLACTLSRELHSRGHLTYVLDGDNLRHGLNKDLSFKAEDRAENIRRVGEVAKLFADAGLICITSLISPYRSDRRACRKLLPDSSFVEVFLNVPLEVCEERDPKGLYKLARAGKIKGFTGIDDPYETPSDCEIVIQCNVGCCPSPKSMADQVVSYLEANGFLQN